Proteins from a single region of Antechinus flavipes isolate AdamAnt ecotype Samford, QLD, Australia chromosome 2, AdamAnt_v2, whole genome shotgun sequence:
- the PRC1 gene encoding protein regulator of cytokinesis 1 isoform X2, producing the protein MRRSEVLAEESVVCLQKALNHLREIWELIGIPEDQRLQRTEVVKKHIKSLLDMMIAEEESLKERLLKSISFCRKELDTLCKELSVETFEEKEESTILQLEKDLRTRVELMLKKRKERMQELKLLQERDQDLCEILCMTPYSIDTASVPSLEELDQFRQHLETLAETKASRREEFISTKRQIILCMEELDHSPDTSFERDVVCEDEDAFCLSVENITALQTLLRQLELRKAQNEAVCEGLRSRIRELWDRLQIPLEEREALAMFMTGSKAKIRKALQSEADRLEELKIQNMKKVIEAIRVELSAYWEKCFFSQEQKQAFAPYYDEEYTETLLQLHDVELVQVKEYYETHKELFEGVQKWEDSWKLFLEFERKASDPSRFTNRGGNLLKEEKQRAKLQKTLPKLEEELKTRIEQWEQEHSKAFVVNGQKFMEYVTEQWEMHRLEKEKAKQERLKKTQQTETEMLYGSTPRTPSKRRVLGPNTPGKVRKLNTTTVSTVTPNSTIRSVFAGTVYHSPMSRPPPAGGKPSKTPSRLGQKAAPLSRQGHNKENIELSGSILTGGCPYSAPLQRNLTINSVASTYSEFAKDPSPFDCSSIGSQRELSKASRSDIPSRILNSTNIQS; encoded by the exons TGAAGTGCTGGCAGAGGAATCAGTGGTTTGCCTCCAAAAAGCCCTGAACCATCTTCGAGAAATCTGGGAATTGATAGGAATTCCAGAAGATCAGAGATTACAGAGGACTGAAGTTGTCAAGAAGCACATAAAG AGTCTGTTGGATATGATGATTGCAGAAGAAGAGAGTCTGAAGGAGAGGCTCTTAAAAAGTATCAGCTTTTGTCGAAAAGAGCTTGACACTCTGTGCAAGGAGTTAAGCGTGGAAACCTTTGAA gagaaagaagagagcacCATTTTGCAGCTGGAAAAGGATTTGCGCACTCGGGTGGAACTGATGctcaagaaaaggaaggagagaatgcaAGAACTGAAACTTCTTCAGGAACGAGACCAAGACTTATGTGAGATCCTTTGTATGACGCCCTACAGCATCGACACTGCTTCAGTCCCCAGCCTGGAGGAGCTGGACCAGTTTAGGCAGCACCTGGAAACTTTGGCTGAAACCAAG GCAAGTCGACGGGAAGAATTTATCAGCACAAAGAGACAAATCATCCTCTGTATGGAAGAATTGGATCACAGCCCAGACACGAGCTTTGAGAGAGATGTGGTATGTGAGGATGAGGATGCTTTCTGCCTGTCAGTCGAGAACATAACTGCACTACAAACGCTGCTCCGCCAG ttggAACTGCGGAAAGCTCAGAATGAAGCTGTGTGTGAGGGTTTGAGATCTCGCATCAGAGAACTCTGGGACAGGTTACAAATACCCCTTGAGGAGAGAGAAGCTCTTGCCATGTTCATGACTGGGTCAAAGGCCAAGATAAGGAAGGCG TTGCAATCAGAAGCGGATCGTTTGGAGGAGCTAAAGATTCAAAACATGAAGAAAGTGATTGAAGCAATCCGAGTGGAGCTGTCTGCATATTgggaaaaatgcttctttagCCAGGAACAGAAACAAGCATTTGCACCCTATTATGATG AGGAATATACAGAGACCCTGCTCCAACTCCATGATGTAGAACTTGTGCAGGTAAAAGAATACTATGAGACTCACAAAGAGCTATTTGAAGGAGTTCAGAAATGGGAAGACAGCTGGAAGCTTTTCTTGGAATTTGAG agaaaagCTTCAGATCCCAGCCGCTTTACAAATAGGGGTGGAAATCTCctgaaggaagagaaacaaagagccAAGCTTCAAAAAACTCTGCCTAAG TTGGAAGAAGAGTTGAAGACACGGATTGAACAATGGGAACAAGAGCATTCAAAGGCCTTTGTGGTGAATGGGCAGAAATTCATGGAGTATGTGACGGAACAATGGGAGATGCATCgtttggagaaagagaaagcaaagcaGGAGAGA CTCAAGAAGACCCAgcaaacagaaacagaaatgctTTACGGCAGTACACCCCGGACGCCCAGCAAGCGGCGCGTGCTGGGCCCCAACACGCCAGGCAAAGTCCGAAAG CTTAATACCACCACAGTCTCCACTGTCACTCCCAATAGCACCATCCGCTCTGTCTTCGCTGGGACTGTCTACCACTCCCCAATGTCCCGCCCTCCACCTGCTGGAGGCAAG CCATCCAAGACTCCGAGCCGTTTGGGGCAAAAGGCAGCCCCCCTGAGCAGACAGGGGCACAACAAAGAGAACATTGAGTTGAGTGGCAGCATCCTGACTGGTGGGTGTCCCTACTCGGCCCCTCTCCAGCGTAACCTCACCATTAATTCTGTTGCCAGCACCTATTCTGAGTTTgcg AAGGACCCTTCCCCCTTTGACTGCTCATCTATTGGGTCTCAG CGAGAACTTTCAAAGGCTTCCAGATCTGACATCCCTTCTCGAATCCTCAATTCTACCAATATCCAGTCCTGA
- the PRC1 gene encoding protein regulator of cytokinesis 1 isoform X1 — protein MRRSEVLAEESVVCLQKALNHLREIWELIGIPEDQRLQRTEVVKKHIKSLLDMMIAEEESLKERLLKSISFCRKELDTLCKELSVETFEEKEESTILQLEKDLRTRVELMLKKRKERMQELKLLQERDQDLCEILCMTPYSIDTASVPSLEELDQFRQHLETLAETKASRREEFISTKRQIILCMEELDHSPDTSFERDVVCEDEDAFCLSVENITALQTLLRQLELRKAQNEAVCEGLRSRIRELWDRLQIPLEEREALAMFMTGSKAKIRKALQSEADRLEELKIQNMKKVIEAIRVELSAYWEKCFFSQEQKQAFAPYYDEEYTETLLQLHDVELVQVKEYYETHKELFEGVQKWEDSWKLFLEFERKASDPSRFTNRGGNLLKEEKQRAKLQKTLPKLEEELKTRIEQWEQEHSKAFVVNGQKFMEYVTEQWEMHRLEKEKAKQERQLKKTQQTETEMLYGSTPRTPSKRRVLGPNTPGKVRKLNTTTVSTVTPNSTIRSVFAGTVYHSPMSRPPPAGGKPSKTPSRLGQKAAPLSRQGHNKENIELSGSILTGGCPYSAPLQRNLTINSVASTYSEFAKDPSPFDCSSIGSQRELSKASRSDIPSRILNSTNIQS, from the exons TGAAGTGCTGGCAGAGGAATCAGTGGTTTGCCTCCAAAAAGCCCTGAACCATCTTCGAGAAATCTGGGAATTGATAGGAATTCCAGAAGATCAGAGATTACAGAGGACTGAAGTTGTCAAGAAGCACATAAAG AGTCTGTTGGATATGATGATTGCAGAAGAAGAGAGTCTGAAGGAGAGGCTCTTAAAAAGTATCAGCTTTTGTCGAAAAGAGCTTGACACTCTGTGCAAGGAGTTAAGCGTGGAAACCTTTGAA gagaaagaagagagcacCATTTTGCAGCTGGAAAAGGATTTGCGCACTCGGGTGGAACTGATGctcaagaaaaggaaggagagaatgcaAGAACTGAAACTTCTTCAGGAACGAGACCAAGACTTATGTGAGATCCTTTGTATGACGCCCTACAGCATCGACACTGCTTCAGTCCCCAGCCTGGAGGAGCTGGACCAGTTTAGGCAGCACCTGGAAACTTTGGCTGAAACCAAG GCAAGTCGACGGGAAGAATTTATCAGCACAAAGAGACAAATCATCCTCTGTATGGAAGAATTGGATCACAGCCCAGACACGAGCTTTGAGAGAGATGTGGTATGTGAGGATGAGGATGCTTTCTGCCTGTCAGTCGAGAACATAACTGCACTACAAACGCTGCTCCGCCAG ttggAACTGCGGAAAGCTCAGAATGAAGCTGTGTGTGAGGGTTTGAGATCTCGCATCAGAGAACTCTGGGACAGGTTACAAATACCCCTTGAGGAGAGAGAAGCTCTTGCCATGTTCATGACTGGGTCAAAGGCCAAGATAAGGAAGGCG TTGCAATCAGAAGCGGATCGTTTGGAGGAGCTAAAGATTCAAAACATGAAGAAAGTGATTGAAGCAATCCGAGTGGAGCTGTCTGCATATTgggaaaaatgcttctttagCCAGGAACAGAAACAAGCATTTGCACCCTATTATGATG AGGAATATACAGAGACCCTGCTCCAACTCCATGATGTAGAACTTGTGCAGGTAAAAGAATACTATGAGACTCACAAAGAGCTATTTGAAGGAGTTCAGAAATGGGAAGACAGCTGGAAGCTTTTCTTGGAATTTGAG agaaaagCTTCAGATCCCAGCCGCTTTACAAATAGGGGTGGAAATCTCctgaaggaagagaaacaaagagccAAGCTTCAAAAAACTCTGCCTAAG TTGGAAGAAGAGTTGAAGACACGGATTGAACAATGGGAACAAGAGCATTCAAAGGCCTTTGTGGTGAATGGGCAGAAATTCATGGAGTATGTGACGGAACAATGGGAGATGCATCgtttggagaaagagaaagcaaagcaGGAGAGA CAGCTCAAGAAGACCCAgcaaacagaaacagaaatgctTTACGGCAGTACACCCCGGACGCCCAGCAAGCGGCGCGTGCTGGGCCCCAACACGCCAGGCAAAGTCCGAAAG CTTAATACCACCACAGTCTCCACTGTCACTCCCAATAGCACCATCCGCTCTGTCTTCGCTGGGACTGTCTACCACTCCCCAATGTCCCGCCCTCCACCTGCTGGAGGCAAG CCATCCAAGACTCCGAGCCGTTTGGGGCAAAAGGCAGCCCCCCTGAGCAGACAGGGGCACAACAAAGAGAACATTGAGTTGAGTGGCAGCATCCTGACTGGTGGGTGTCCCTACTCGGCCCCTCTCCAGCGTAACCTCACCATTAATTCTGTTGCCAGCACCTATTCTGAGTTTgcg AAGGACCCTTCCCCCTTTGACTGCTCATCTATTGGGTCTCAG CGAGAACTTTCAAAGGCTTCCAGATCTGACATCCCTTCTCGAATCCTCAATTCTACCAATATCCAGTCCTGA
- the PRC1 gene encoding protein regulator of cytokinesis 1 isoform X3: MRRSEVLAEESVVCLQKALNHLREIWELIGIPEDQRLQRTEVVKKHIKSLLDMMIAEEESLKERLLKSISFCRKELDTLCKELSVETFEEKEESTILQLEKDLRTRVELMLKKRKERMQELKLLQERDQDLCEILCMTPYSIDTASVPSLEELDQFRQHLETLAETKASRREEFISTKRQIILCMEELDHSPDTSFERDVVCEDEDAFCLSVENITALQTLLRQLELRKAQNEAVCEGLRSRIRELWDRLQIPLEEREALAMFMTGSKAKIRKALQSEADRLEELKIQNMKKVIEAIRVELSAYWEKCFFSQEQKQAFAPYYDEEYTETLLQLHDVELVQVKEYYETHKELFEGVQKWEDSWKLFLEFERKASDPSRFTNRGGNLLKEEKQRAKLQKTLPKLEEELKTRIEQWEQEHSKAFVVNGQKFMEYVTEQWEMHRLEKEKAKQERQLKKTQQTETEMLYGSTPRTPSKRRVLGPNTPGKVRKLNTTTVSTVTPNSTIRSVFAGTVYHSPMSRPPPAGGKPSKTPSRLGQKAAPLSRQGHNKENIELSGSILTGGCPYSAPLQRNLTINSVASTYSEFARELSKASRSDIPSRILNSTNIQS; this comes from the exons TGAAGTGCTGGCAGAGGAATCAGTGGTTTGCCTCCAAAAAGCCCTGAACCATCTTCGAGAAATCTGGGAATTGATAGGAATTCCAGAAGATCAGAGATTACAGAGGACTGAAGTTGTCAAGAAGCACATAAAG AGTCTGTTGGATATGATGATTGCAGAAGAAGAGAGTCTGAAGGAGAGGCTCTTAAAAAGTATCAGCTTTTGTCGAAAAGAGCTTGACACTCTGTGCAAGGAGTTAAGCGTGGAAACCTTTGAA gagaaagaagagagcacCATTTTGCAGCTGGAAAAGGATTTGCGCACTCGGGTGGAACTGATGctcaagaaaaggaaggagagaatgcaAGAACTGAAACTTCTTCAGGAACGAGACCAAGACTTATGTGAGATCCTTTGTATGACGCCCTACAGCATCGACACTGCTTCAGTCCCCAGCCTGGAGGAGCTGGACCAGTTTAGGCAGCACCTGGAAACTTTGGCTGAAACCAAG GCAAGTCGACGGGAAGAATTTATCAGCACAAAGAGACAAATCATCCTCTGTATGGAAGAATTGGATCACAGCCCAGACACGAGCTTTGAGAGAGATGTGGTATGTGAGGATGAGGATGCTTTCTGCCTGTCAGTCGAGAACATAACTGCACTACAAACGCTGCTCCGCCAG ttggAACTGCGGAAAGCTCAGAATGAAGCTGTGTGTGAGGGTTTGAGATCTCGCATCAGAGAACTCTGGGACAGGTTACAAATACCCCTTGAGGAGAGAGAAGCTCTTGCCATGTTCATGACTGGGTCAAAGGCCAAGATAAGGAAGGCG TTGCAATCAGAAGCGGATCGTTTGGAGGAGCTAAAGATTCAAAACATGAAGAAAGTGATTGAAGCAATCCGAGTGGAGCTGTCTGCATATTgggaaaaatgcttctttagCCAGGAACAGAAACAAGCATTTGCACCCTATTATGATG AGGAATATACAGAGACCCTGCTCCAACTCCATGATGTAGAACTTGTGCAGGTAAAAGAATACTATGAGACTCACAAAGAGCTATTTGAAGGAGTTCAGAAATGGGAAGACAGCTGGAAGCTTTTCTTGGAATTTGAG agaaaagCTTCAGATCCCAGCCGCTTTACAAATAGGGGTGGAAATCTCctgaaggaagagaaacaaagagccAAGCTTCAAAAAACTCTGCCTAAG TTGGAAGAAGAGTTGAAGACACGGATTGAACAATGGGAACAAGAGCATTCAAAGGCCTTTGTGGTGAATGGGCAGAAATTCATGGAGTATGTGACGGAACAATGGGAGATGCATCgtttggagaaagagaaagcaaagcaGGAGAGA CAGCTCAAGAAGACCCAgcaaacagaaacagaaatgctTTACGGCAGTACACCCCGGACGCCCAGCAAGCGGCGCGTGCTGGGCCCCAACACGCCAGGCAAAGTCCGAAAG CTTAATACCACCACAGTCTCCACTGTCACTCCCAATAGCACCATCCGCTCTGTCTTCGCTGGGACTGTCTACCACTCCCCAATGTCCCGCCCTCCACCTGCTGGAGGCAAG CCATCCAAGACTCCGAGCCGTTTGGGGCAAAAGGCAGCCCCCCTGAGCAGACAGGGGCACAACAAAGAGAACATTGAGTTGAGTGGCAGCATCCTGACTGGTGGGTGTCCCTACTCGGCCCCTCTCCAGCGTAACCTCACCATTAATTCTGTTGCCAGCACCTATTCTGAGTTTgcg CGAGAACTTTCAAAGGCTTCCAGATCTGACATCCCTTCTCGAATCCTCAATTCTACCAATATCCAGTCCTGA
- the PRC1 gene encoding protein regulator of cytokinesis 1 isoform X4 codes for MRRSEVLAEESVVCLQKALNHLREIWELIGIPEDQRLQRTEVVKKHIKSLLDMMIAEEESLKERLLKSISFCRKELDTLCKELSVETFEEKEESTILQLEKDLRTRVELMLKKRKERMQELKLLQERDQDLCEILCMTPYSIDTASVPSLEELDQFRQHLETLAETKASRREEFISTKRQIILCMEELDHSPDTSFERDVVCEDEDAFCLSVENITALQTLLRQLELRKAQNEAVCEGLRSRIRELWDRLQIPLEEREALAMFMTGSKAKIRKALQSEADRLEELKIQNMKKVIEAIRVELSAYWEKCFFSQEQKQAFAPYYDEEYTETLLQLHDVELVQVKEYYETHKELFEGVQKWEDSWKLFLEFERKASDPSRFTNRGGNLLKEEKQRAKLQKTLPKLEEELKTRIEQWEQEHSKAFVVNGQKFMEYVTEQWEMHRLEKEKAKQERQLKKTQQTETEMLYGSTPRTPSKRRVLGPNTPGKVRKLNTTTVSTVTPNSTIRSVFAGTVYHSPMSRPPPAGGKPSKTPSRLGQKAAPLSRQGHNKENIELSGSILTARTFKGFQI; via the exons TGAAGTGCTGGCAGAGGAATCAGTGGTTTGCCTCCAAAAAGCCCTGAACCATCTTCGAGAAATCTGGGAATTGATAGGAATTCCAGAAGATCAGAGATTACAGAGGACTGAAGTTGTCAAGAAGCACATAAAG AGTCTGTTGGATATGATGATTGCAGAAGAAGAGAGTCTGAAGGAGAGGCTCTTAAAAAGTATCAGCTTTTGTCGAAAAGAGCTTGACACTCTGTGCAAGGAGTTAAGCGTGGAAACCTTTGAA gagaaagaagagagcacCATTTTGCAGCTGGAAAAGGATTTGCGCACTCGGGTGGAACTGATGctcaagaaaaggaaggagagaatgcaAGAACTGAAACTTCTTCAGGAACGAGACCAAGACTTATGTGAGATCCTTTGTATGACGCCCTACAGCATCGACACTGCTTCAGTCCCCAGCCTGGAGGAGCTGGACCAGTTTAGGCAGCACCTGGAAACTTTGGCTGAAACCAAG GCAAGTCGACGGGAAGAATTTATCAGCACAAAGAGACAAATCATCCTCTGTATGGAAGAATTGGATCACAGCCCAGACACGAGCTTTGAGAGAGATGTGGTATGTGAGGATGAGGATGCTTTCTGCCTGTCAGTCGAGAACATAACTGCACTACAAACGCTGCTCCGCCAG ttggAACTGCGGAAAGCTCAGAATGAAGCTGTGTGTGAGGGTTTGAGATCTCGCATCAGAGAACTCTGGGACAGGTTACAAATACCCCTTGAGGAGAGAGAAGCTCTTGCCATGTTCATGACTGGGTCAAAGGCCAAGATAAGGAAGGCG TTGCAATCAGAAGCGGATCGTTTGGAGGAGCTAAAGATTCAAAACATGAAGAAAGTGATTGAAGCAATCCGAGTGGAGCTGTCTGCATATTgggaaaaatgcttctttagCCAGGAACAGAAACAAGCATTTGCACCCTATTATGATG AGGAATATACAGAGACCCTGCTCCAACTCCATGATGTAGAACTTGTGCAGGTAAAAGAATACTATGAGACTCACAAAGAGCTATTTGAAGGAGTTCAGAAATGGGAAGACAGCTGGAAGCTTTTCTTGGAATTTGAG agaaaagCTTCAGATCCCAGCCGCTTTACAAATAGGGGTGGAAATCTCctgaaggaagagaaacaaagagccAAGCTTCAAAAAACTCTGCCTAAG TTGGAAGAAGAGTTGAAGACACGGATTGAACAATGGGAACAAGAGCATTCAAAGGCCTTTGTGGTGAATGGGCAGAAATTCATGGAGTATGTGACGGAACAATGGGAGATGCATCgtttggagaaagagaaagcaaagcaGGAGAGA CAGCTCAAGAAGACCCAgcaaacagaaacagaaatgctTTACGGCAGTACACCCCGGACGCCCAGCAAGCGGCGCGTGCTGGGCCCCAACACGCCAGGCAAAGTCCGAAAG CTTAATACCACCACAGTCTCCACTGTCACTCCCAATAGCACCATCCGCTCTGTCTTCGCTGGGACTGTCTACCACTCCCCAATGTCCCGCCCTCCACCTGCTGGAGGCAAG CCATCCAAGACTCCGAGCCGTTTGGGGCAAAAGGCAGCCCCCCTGAGCAGACAGGGGCACAACAAAGAGAACATTGAGTTGAGTGGCAGCATCCTGACTG CGAGAACTTTCAAAGGCTTCCAGATCTGA